Proteins encoded by one window of Salicibibacter halophilus:
- a CDS encoding valine--tRNA ligase encodes MVDMDKKYDPKRTEAKWYPFWVNNGYFEATTHGERKGDPFSIVIPPPNVTGRLHLGHAWDVTLQDIIARQKRMEGRDMLWLPGMDHAGIATQAKVEAQLKEKGQNRHDLGREKFLDVSWDWKEEYANFIREQWATLGLSLDYTRERFTLDDGLSNAVREVFVRLYEKGLVYRGQYIINWDPAAQTALSDIEVEYKEVEGAMYHMKYPLKNGEGHIEVATTRPETMLGDTAVAVHPDDERYQALIGETVILPIVGREIPIVADEYVEREFGSGAVKITPAHDPNDFEMGERHDLPRVLVMDEAGIMNENAADYQGLERFKCRKTIVRDLQDAGTLFQVETHMHAVGHSERSGAVVEPYLSTQWFVDMKPLAQAAIDLQNEGNEKVHFVPPRFEHTYLQWLENIRDWCISRQLWWGHRIPAWYHKETGEMHVGKEAPVDSENWEQDEDVLDTWFSSALWPFSTMGWPDVEAEDLTYFYPTNVLVTGYDIIFFWVSRMIFQGLEFTDERPFQDVLIHGLVRDAEGRKMSKSLGNGVDPMDVVEQYGADALRFTLATGTSPGNDLTFQWEKVTANWNFGNKIWNASRFALMHMEGMAHKDIDLSAVTATADRWILTKLQQTISHVSQMMDRYEFGEAGRALYNFIWDDVCDWYIEMAKLSLYGENEKEKQTTRSVLAHVLDETLRLLHPFMPFLTEEIWQHLPHDGETITRAPWPQTKDQWVDEEALMDMELYQTVIRTVRNTRAEMDVPPRKAIPLHLKPTSDDAKERLLRGKPYIENFCHPETLEINTDLEVPEQAISHVLSGVELYIPQAGLIDIDAELERLQTEKEKMDKEVERLDQKLANEGFVKNAPADVVEKERAKHADYVEKRKTILEQINELAKNN; translated from the coding sequence ATGGTGGATATGGATAAAAAATATGACCCAAAGCGGACGGAAGCGAAATGGTATCCGTTCTGGGTAAACAATGGTTATTTTGAAGCGACCACACATGGAGAACGCAAAGGAGACCCTTTCTCAATTGTGATTCCTCCACCGAATGTGACCGGCCGTCTGCATCTCGGGCACGCTTGGGATGTGACGCTCCAGGATATCATTGCCCGCCAAAAGCGCATGGAGGGCCGTGATATGCTTTGGCTGCCGGGCATGGATCACGCAGGGATTGCCACCCAGGCCAAGGTGGAAGCCCAATTAAAAGAAAAGGGACAAAACCGCCATGATCTCGGACGCGAAAAATTTCTCGACGTCAGTTGGGATTGGAAAGAAGAGTATGCAAATTTTATTCGTGAACAATGGGCGACGCTCGGCCTGTCTCTCGATTACACGCGAGAGCGGTTCACGCTTGATGACGGCCTTTCCAATGCCGTGCGCGAAGTTTTCGTCCGCCTTTACGAAAAAGGCCTCGTTTATCGGGGGCAGTACATTATCAACTGGGATCCGGCTGCGCAAACGGCACTTTCCGATATCGAAGTGGAGTATAAAGAAGTTGAAGGCGCAATGTATCACATGAAGTACCCATTGAAAAATGGCGAAGGCCACATTGAAGTGGCGACGACCCGTCCGGAGACGATGCTCGGGGATACGGCAGTTGCTGTTCATCCGGATGATGAACGGTATCAGGCGCTTATCGGGGAAACGGTTATTTTACCGATCGTGGGAAGAGAGATTCCGATTGTGGCCGATGAATACGTGGAACGTGAATTCGGTTCCGGAGCGGTGAAAATAACACCCGCCCATGACCCGAACGATTTTGAGATGGGCGAGCGCCATGACCTCCCGAGAGTTTTAGTGATGGATGAAGCCGGCATCATGAACGAAAATGCCGCGGATTATCAGGGGCTTGAGCGATTTAAATGCCGCAAAACAATCGTCCGGGATTTGCAAGACGCGGGCACGTTATTTCAAGTGGAGACGCACATGCATGCCGTCGGCCATTCGGAGCGCTCGGGCGCAGTCGTCGAGCCGTATTTGTCCACCCAATGGTTCGTGGACATGAAACCTCTGGCACAAGCGGCTATTGACCTGCAAAATGAAGGGAATGAAAAAGTCCATTTCGTTCCGCCGCGCTTTGAGCATACTTATTTACAATGGCTTGAAAATATTCGCGATTGGTGCATTTCCAGACAACTATGGTGGGGGCATCGAATTCCGGCTTGGTACCATAAGGAAACCGGTGAGATGCATGTCGGAAAAGAAGCACCTGTCGACAGCGAAAACTGGGAACAAGATGAAGATGTGCTTGACACATGGTTCAGTTCAGCGCTTTGGCCGTTTTCAACGATGGGGTGGCCGGATGTAGAGGCGGAAGACTTGACCTATTTTTATCCAACCAATGTGCTTGTGACCGGTTATGACATTATCTTTTTCTGGGTTTCCCGCATGATTTTCCAAGGATTGGAGTTTACGGACGAGCGTCCGTTTCAAGACGTGTTGATCCACGGGCTTGTCCGCGATGCAGAGGGGCGGAAAATGAGTAAATCCCTTGGCAACGGGGTAGACCCGATGGATGTCGTGGAACAATATGGGGCGGACGCGCTGCGCTTTACGTTGGCGACAGGCACTTCCCCGGGGAACGATTTAACGTTTCAATGGGAAAAGGTGACGGCGAACTGGAATTTTGGCAATAAAATCTGGAACGCTTCCCGGTTTGCGCTCATGCATATGGAAGGAATGGCCCATAAAGATATCGATTTAAGTGCAGTGACTGCAACGGCCGACCGTTGGATTCTCACGAAATTGCAACAGACGATCTCCCACGTGAGCCAAATGATGGATCGTTATGAATTCGGCGAAGCCGGAAGGGCGCTCTACAATTTCATCTGGGATGACGTTTGCGACTGGTACATTGAGATGGCCAAACTCTCCCTTTACGGAGAAAATGAAAAAGAAAAACAAACGACGCGCTCCGTGCTCGCCCATGTCCTTGATGAAACATTGCGGCTCTTGCACCCTTTCATGCCCTTCTTGACTGAAGAAATTTGGCAGCACCTTCCGCACGACGGAGAGACGATTACGCGTGCGCCATGGCCGCAAACAAAGGATCAGTGGGTCGACGAAGAAGCGCTGATGGATATGGAACTGTATCAAACGGTCATTCGCACCGTCCGCAATACCAGGGCGGAAATGGACGTTCCGCCGCGGAAAGCAATTCCGCTCCATTTAAAACCAACATCCGATGATGCAAAAGAACGATTGTTGCGCGGCAAACCGTATATCGAAAACTTTTGCCATCCGGAAACGTTGGAAATTAACACGGACCTTGAGGTGCCGGAACAAGCCATCTCTCATGTGTTAAGCGGCGTGGAGCTCTATATCCCGCAAGCCGGGCTTATTGATATTGATGCCGAATTGGAACGGTTGCAAACAGAGAAAGAAAAAATGGATAAAGAAGTGGAACGGCTGGATCAAAAGCTTGCCAACGAAGGTTTTGTAAAGAACGCCCCTGCCGACGTTGTGGAAAAAGAACGTGCAAAGCACGCAGATTACGTCGAAAAACGCAAAACGATTTTGGAACAAATAAACGAATTGGCGAAAAACAACTAA
- a CDS encoding protein kinase family protein codes for MNDVIEELLNKAGLQHAPWTWVSERVVKIETRDGPYALKRWERTPQEREHFLHHLRYAERAGMKGIIPLTNTRGDMSMFETGRHYFYLEPWMEKQPLRSPPSEELRLLTILALNHKISEDEEGMTEEDLSTYKNEVQRGWQQEILLMNRLAAQFEQSRFISPFELTFLNGCPFYEMMFAEMKKGFQKWSRQVKEKEGYRFAFCHGRPSLEHGFIAADGNAWFTNWETSGPGHPAYDLAYFYQDLAQRYPFVPLEGKQLFGTYEAHGPAWGEADTGLLKALTLTPAPILMFAQAYATDPMRYAEHQWTAMLESKLSSLRYLQQMMLWKEKQEAAMHGS; via the coding sequence ATGAATGACGTCATCGAAGAGCTATTAAATAAAGCAGGGCTTCAACATGCGCCCTGGACTTGGGTGAGTGAACGTGTCGTCAAGATTGAAACGCGAGATGGTCCTTATGCACTGAAACGCTGGGAACGGACCCCCCAAGAACGTGAACATTTTCTGCATCACTTACGGTATGCGGAACGTGCAGGAATGAAAGGTATCATCCCTCTTACAAATACGAGGGGTGATATGTCTATGTTTGAAACAGGCCGGCATTACTTTTACTTGGAGCCTTGGATGGAGAAGCAACCGCTAAGGTCCCCGCCCTCGGAAGAACTTAGACTGTTAACGATTCTCGCCCTTAATCACAAAATTTCCGAAGATGAAGAAGGGATGACCGAAGAGGATCTTTCTACGTACAAAAATGAAGTACAGCGTGGCTGGCAGCAAGAAATACTGCTGATGAACCGGTTGGCCGCTCAATTCGAACAATCCAGGTTTATCTCTCCATTTGAACTCACGTTTTTAAACGGCTGCCCGTTTTATGAAATGATGTTCGCAGAAATGAAAAAAGGGTTCCAAAAATGGTCGCGGCAAGTGAAGGAAAAAGAAGGGTATCGCTTTGCTTTTTGTCATGGCCGGCCTTCGTTGGAGCATGGGTTTATTGCCGCGGATGGGAATGCGTGGTTTACCAATTGGGAAACCAGCGGCCCCGGGCATCCTGCATATGACCTTGCCTATTTTTATCAAGATTTGGCGCAACGTTATCCTTTTGTCCCGTTGGAGGGCAAACAGCTTTTTGGGACATATGAAGCCCACGGACCTGCATGGGGAGAAGCGGACACCGGCCTTTTAAAAGCACTCACGCTTACCCCTGCACCGATTTTGATGTTTGCGCAAGCGTATGCCACAGACCCTATGCGGTATGCGGAACATCAGTGGACGGCTATGCTGGAATCCAAATTAAGCAGTTTGCGTTATTTGCAGCAAATGATGCTATGGAAGGAAAAACAGGAAGCGGCCATGCACGGTTCATAA
- the spoVID gene encoding stage VI sporulation protein D, giving the protein MTQEQPSALSFNLEEAVWLDQGERIQSILGLELEPDITMQEDDHEVIIKGGLHLVGQYQPYENNEDDTYDEERQDQVPQTADRLSTAETGEREIKHFFPIDVTIPLHRIQSLDDLYVQIDSFDYDLPEPSCIQLTADVTISGMKEGEAAKRESSPTPEGFPTFKHELKAPLPKEENVHPPSETSDSFREEAEEAEEEEQEEEEQELGPALNFEKQEPEAETEEEAPEQEEKSDLEAQKESEPKKAQHSDETVVSRENVDSGHSNAEPEPAQEELKYEVVQADDEEEQDASPPDEEETPKTNKRDNALYLTEMLGSDDRESFTKMRMCIIQENESLDIIADRYGYTVQQLLRWNRMDMNHVDQGEIIYIPVHSSNE; this is encoded by the coding sequence GTGACCCAAGAACAACCTTCAGCTTTATCATTTAACCTTGAAGAAGCAGTATGGCTTGATCAAGGTGAACGTATTCAATCCATTCTCGGGTTGGAATTAGAGCCGGATATTACGATGCAAGAGGATGATCATGAAGTGATCATTAAAGGAGGATTGCATCTTGTCGGCCAGTACCAACCTTATGAAAACAACGAAGATGACACATATGATGAAGAGAGACAGGACCAAGTGCCGCAAACGGCGGATCGTTTGAGCACAGCAGAAACGGGAGAGCGGGAGATTAAGCATTTCTTTCCCATTGATGTAACCATTCCGCTTCATCGCATTCAAAGTTTGGATGATTTGTATGTGCAAATTGACAGTTTTGATTACGATTTGCCGGAACCTAGTTGCATTCAGTTAACGGCGGATGTGACTATTTCAGGTATGAAGGAGGGCGAGGCAGCAAAAAGAGAATCCAGCCCAACACCTGAAGGGTTTCCAACGTTTAAACACGAATTGAAGGCACCTTTGCCCAAGGAAGAGAATGTTCACCCGCCTTCTGAGACCTCCGATAGCTTTCGAGAGGAAGCAGAGGAAGCAGAGGAAGAAGAGCAGGAGGAAGAAGAACAGGAATTAGGACCGGCGCTGAATTTTGAAAAACAGGAACCGGAAGCGGAAACCGAAGAAGAAGCACCTGAACAAGAAGAAAAAAGTGACTTAGAGGCGCAAAAAGAATCGGAACCGAAAAAAGCACAGCATAGTGACGAGACGGTGGTGTCAAGGGAGAACGTTGACAGCGGCCATTCCAATGCCGAGCCGGAACCGGCGCAAGAAGAACTGAAATATGAGGTCGTACAGGCTGACGACGAAGAAGAACAAGATGCGTCACCGCCAGACGAAGAGGAAACACCTAAAACCAACAAGCGGGATAATGCCCTTTACCTGACGGAAATGCTGGGGAGCGACGATCGGGAATCTTTTACAAAAATGCGGATGTGTATCATTCAAGAGAACGAGTCTTTGGATATCATCGCCGATCGCTATGGCTATACAGTCCAACAGCTGCTCAGATGGAACAGAATGGATATGAATCACGTTGATCAAGGGGAAATTATTTATATCCCGGTGCATTCCTCGAATGAATGA
- the hemL gene encoding glutamate-1-semialdehyde 2,1-aminomutase, with protein MRTFERSKQAFQRAKPLMPGGVSSAVRAYKSVGMDHGIYMNKGEGPYITDLDEQTYIDYVLSWGPLILGHADPRVVRRLQETAALGTSFGTSHEMETALAELVIDRVPSVEVVRFVNSGTEATMSALRLARGFTGRSKIVKMEGNYHGHGDSLLIKAGSGVATLGLPDSPGVPEGTASQTLTVPYNDLESLSLVFEEFGDDIAAVIMEPVAGNMNVVPPEEGYLEGVRKVTEDHGSLLIFDEVMTGFRVGYHSAQGRFGVTPDLTTLGKVIGGGLPVGAYGGRGDIMEHIAPEGPIYQAGTLSGNPLAMTAGYETLAQLNEADYEQFDQRGARLEEGLQSAAEKNGIPHHINRAGSMLGLFFTDEHVKNFETAKTSDVDLFASYFQEMLQEGISVAPSQFEGMFLSTKHDDETIEKTIAAAERAFARIGK; from the coding sequence ATGCGTACATTTGAACGATCGAAACAAGCATTCCAAAGAGCAAAACCTCTCATGCCGGGTGGGGTGAGCAGTGCCGTCCGTGCATATAAATCGGTGGGAATGGACCACGGGATTTATATGAACAAAGGGGAAGGGCCTTACATTACAGATCTGGATGAGCAGACGTATATTGATTATGTTTTATCATGGGGTCCCTTGATCCTCGGGCACGCAGATCCTCGTGTCGTGCGTCGTTTGCAGGAAACCGCGGCCTTGGGAACAAGCTTTGGAACTTCCCATGAAATGGAAACGGCTCTTGCCGAGCTTGTCATTGATCGCGTGCCTTCCGTTGAAGTCGTTCGGTTTGTGAACTCGGGAACGGAAGCTACGATGAGCGCACTCCGTCTTGCCCGCGGCTTTACCGGCAGAAGCAAAATCGTGAAAATGGAAGGAAATTACCACGGTCACGGAGATTCGTTGTTAATTAAAGCCGGATCCGGTGTAGCTACTTTAGGATTGCCCGATAGCCCCGGCGTACCTGAAGGAACAGCGTCGCAGACGCTTACGGTTCCTTATAACGACCTCGAAAGCCTATCCCTCGTGTTTGAGGAATTCGGCGACGACATCGCGGCTGTTATCATGGAACCGGTTGCCGGAAATATGAACGTTGTTCCGCCGGAGGAAGGCTATCTCGAGGGTGTGCGCAAGGTCACTGAAGACCACGGAAGTTTGCTGATTTTTGATGAAGTCATGACCGGCTTCCGCGTCGGGTACCATTCCGCACAAGGACGCTTTGGCGTCACTCCCGACCTGACAACGTTGGGCAAAGTCATTGGCGGCGGCCTTCCCGTCGGCGCATATGGCGGCAGAGGAGATATTATGGAGCATATCGCCCCGGAAGGTCCGATTTATCAGGCGGGAACGCTTTCGGGAAATCCTCTGGCGATGACCGCGGGATATGAAACATTGGCGCAATTGAATGAGGCAGATTATGAGCAGTTTGATCAGCGCGGCGCACGCCTGGAAGAAGGGCTCCAATCGGCAGCGGAAAAGAATGGCATTCCTCACCATATTAATCGGGCAGGCTCGATGCTGGGACTCTTCTTTACCGATGAACATGTGAAGAACTTTGAAACCGCCAAAACCTCGGATGTGGATCTATTTGCGAGCTATTTTCAGGAAATGTTGCAAGAAGGCATATCCGTCGCTCCATCCCAATTCGAGGGAATGTTCTTGTCCACAAAACATGATGATGAAACGATCGAAAAAACGATTGCCGCTGCAGAGCGGGCATTCGCGAGAATCGGAAAATAA
- the hemB gene encoding porphobilinogen synthase — translation MSELLFDRHRRMRMTGALRDLVRETAVHKDDLIYPVFAIEGTDTKHEVPSMPGVYQYSLDLLKKEIDDVVAHGIKAILLFGVPGTKDELGSNAYSENGIVQRAIRELKFEHPELMIIADTCLCQFTEHGHCGVIEDGHILNDRSLDLLVKTAVSQVEAGADVIAPSNMMDGFVAAIRAGLDEAGFKHIPIMSYAVKYASAYYGPFRDAAHSSPSFGDRRTYQMDPANRNEALREAMSDDREGADFLIVKPALSYLDIVSDVKSTINRPVVAYNVSGEYSMIKAAAAQGWLDEKETVMEKLTSMKRAGADLIVTYFAKDMARWINESDM, via the coding sequence ATGAGTGAACTTCTGTTTGACCGTCATCGCCGAATGCGGATGACCGGTGCCTTGCGTGATCTCGTACGGGAAACGGCTGTCCATAAAGACGATTTGATTTATCCTGTTTTTGCCATCGAGGGAACGGACACGAAGCACGAAGTTCCGTCGATGCCCGGAGTGTATCAATATTCGTTAGATTTGTTAAAAAAAGAAATCGATGACGTAGTGGCACACGGGATTAAAGCCATTCTCTTGTTCGGTGTGCCGGGCACAAAGGATGAACTCGGAAGCAATGCGTACAGTGAAAACGGCATCGTCCAGCGCGCGATTCGAGAGTTGAAATTTGAACACCCGGAGCTAATGATTATTGCGGATACGTGCCTGTGCCAATTTACAGAACATGGACACTGTGGTGTGATTGAAGATGGGCATATTTTAAATGACCGATCGTTGGATTTGCTTGTTAAAACAGCCGTTTCCCAAGTGGAAGCAGGCGCGGATGTGATCGCTCCGTCGAATATGATGGATGGATTCGTAGCCGCTATTCGTGCCGGTTTGGATGAAGCGGGCTTTAAGCATATCCCGATCATGTCCTATGCAGTAAAATATGCCTCTGCGTATTACGGTCCGTTTCGGGATGCTGCCCATAGTTCCCCGTCATTTGGGGATCGGCGAACGTATCAAATGGATCCCGCCAATCGAAACGAAGCGCTTCGTGAGGCGATGTCCGATGATCGGGAAGGGGCAGATTTTTTAATTGTGAAACCGGCACTTTCCTACTTGGACATTGTCAGTGATGTGAAAAGTACGATTAATCGCCCGGTGGTCGCCTACAATGTGTCGGGAGAATATTCCATGATCAAAGCGGCTGCCGCTCAAGGTTGGCTCGATGAAAAAGAAACGGTGATGGAAAAATTAACGAGTATGAAACGGGCAGGGGCGGATTTGATTGTCACTTATTTTGCCAAGGACATGGCCCGTTGGATCAATGAATCCGACATGTAA
- a CDS encoding uroporphyrinogen-III synthase — protein MASNAPVALVTRGKADQTEEDPLVSQLQALSVPVQHIPLVTQQVLKAPGKMPAPREVDWLVFTSAKAVHYFDCLMSAKEWIKSNAHVAAVGPKTAEAAVSRGFTVDLVPENTYTAESLAEELAAVIRPGDTVVIPKSKQARKMLPNRLNEVGANVADPAIYETKARAENARALAAFLNGNHQGVITFTSPSAVHAFKQMYPNLPEWPAICIGTITANAASEAGFSQVEAAVPHTFASLAEQVSNYMNEVNNR, from the coding sequence ATGGCTTCAAATGCCCCTGTTGCCCTTGTGACCAGAGGGAAAGCAGATCAAACGGAGGAAGATCCTTTAGTCTCTCAACTGCAAGCGTTGTCCGTTCCTGTGCAGCATATCCCGCTTGTAACGCAGCAAGTGCTTAAGGCTCCCGGGAAAATGCCGGCGCCACGCGAGGTAGACTGGCTCGTTTTTACGAGTGCGAAAGCCGTTCACTATTTTGATTGCTTGATGTCCGCGAAAGAATGGATAAAGTCGAATGCCCATGTAGCCGCCGTTGGCCCGAAAACAGCGGAAGCTGCTGTTTCCCGTGGGTTTACCGTCGATCTTGTTCCGGAAAATACCTATACGGCAGAATCGCTTGCCGAGGAATTGGCGGCCGTTATTCGGCCGGGGGATACGGTTGTAATCCCGAAAAGCAAGCAGGCGAGGAAAATGCTCCCCAACCGCTTAAATGAAGTAGGGGCCAATGTCGCGGACCCTGCCATTTACGAAACAAAGGCACGGGCAGAAAACGCGCGTGCGTTGGCTGCATTTTTAAACGGGAATCATCAAGGGGTTATTACATTTACGAGTCCGAGCGCTGTCCATGCTTTTAAGCAGATGTATCCCAATCTTCCAGAATGGCCTGCCATTTGCATAGGCACGATTACCGCAAATGCCGCTTCAGAGGCAGGGTTTTCGCAAGTGGAAGCGGCTGTCCCCCATACTTTTGCAAGCTTGGCTGAACAAGTTTCAAACTATATGAATGAGGTGAATAACCGATGA
- the hemC gene encoding hydroxymethylbilane synthase, which translates to MRTIVIGTRKSNLALKQAEWVKEKLEGLGLPYKFELKKIVTKGDRILDVTLSKVGGKALFVKEIEKAMEDGEIDLAVHSMKDIPSVIPEGFSLGAVTERVDPRDVLISESEKKLHELPAGSVIGTSSLRRQSQILAARPDVEVKWIRGNIETRMRKMKEEDFDAIILAAAGLERMGWSEKIVTEYLAPENSLPSVGQGALGIECRTDDTDILELLQHIHDAEVARTVQAERAFLKNVEGSCQVPVAGHAVLEEGDDVTLRALVASPDGKTLLQDEQTGSDPERLGKVIAANLLERGGKEILDQVKKDLEE; encoded by the coding sequence ATGAGAACAATCGTAATTGGAACAAGGAAAAGCAACTTGGCACTCAAGCAAGCGGAATGGGTCAAGGAGAAGTTGGAAGGATTAGGGCTCCCGTATAAGTTTGAACTGAAAAAGATCGTGACAAAAGGCGATCGGATCCTTGACGTGACGCTGTCCAAAGTAGGCGGGAAAGCGCTGTTCGTCAAAGAGATCGAAAAGGCGATGGAAGACGGGGAGATTGACCTCGCTGTTCACAGCATGAAGGACATCCCCTCGGTCATTCCGGAGGGCTTCTCGCTCGGTGCGGTGACGGAACGTGTGGACCCTCGGGATGTACTGATCTCGGAATCGGAAAAAAAACTTCATGAGCTTCCGGCAGGATCCGTGATCGGAACGAGCAGTTTGCGGCGCCAATCGCAAATTTTGGCCGCCCGACCGGACGTGGAAGTAAAATGGATTCGCGGCAATATCGAAACGCGGATGAGGAAAATGAAGGAAGAAGATTTTGATGCCATCATTTTGGCAGCAGCCGGTTTAGAAAGAATGGGTTGGTCCGAGAAAATAGTCACCGAATATTTGGCGCCGGAAAATAGCCTGCCTTCCGTTGGCCAAGGTGCCCTCGGCATTGAATGCCGAACGGATGACACAGACATACTGGAACTCCTTCAACATATCCACGATGCGGAGGTAGCCCGCACGGTACAAGCGGAACGGGCATTTTTAAAGAATGTGGAAGGCAGTTGCCAAGTGCCGGTTGCGGGACATGCAGTGCTGGAGGAAGGGGATGATGTCACGTTGCGAGCCCTTGTGGCTTCCCCGGATGGCAAAACATTGCTTCAAGATGAACAAACCGGCAGCGACCCGGAACGTTTAGGGAAAGTCATTGCAGCCAACCTTCTTGAACGTGGCGGCAAAGAAATTCTCGATCAAGTGAAAAAAGATCTGGAGGAGTAG
- a CDS encoding cytochrome C assembly family protein, producing MLTIILYSLSVFAYFIDFLQNNRKANRLAFWFLSIVWVLQTIFLLLRAFQFERLPLLTPFEGLFFYAWAMVTLSLIVNFYFRVDFLVFFMNVAGFSLMAVSLFMPTGNLSPVWEDILTSELLILHVTLIILSYAGFTVAFACSMLYLIEHQMLKKKKWGKRLLRFGSLNKLDRFSYVATMCAYPLMLLGVILGFIWAYSGDGGHIIPIFDPKVLGSLAVLVFYGAYLYQKTVKGKQGYSMAFYNMLGFLILLANYLLTSEWSSFHIWSV from the coding sequence GTGTTGACGATCATCTTATACAGCCTGAGTGTATTTGCATACTTTATTGATTTTCTCCAGAATAACCGGAAGGCCAATCGGTTGGCCTTCTGGTTCCTTTCTATCGTCTGGGTGCTCCAGACCATCTTCTTATTATTGCGTGCTTTTCAGTTTGAGCGTCTCCCGCTCTTAACCCCTTTTGAAGGATTATTCTTTTATGCTTGGGCGATGGTTACCCTTTCTTTAATTGTTAATTTTTATTTTCGTGTTGATTTCCTTGTTTTTTTTATGAATGTGGCAGGCTTTTCGTTGATGGCCGTAAGTCTGTTCATGCCCACTGGCAATCTGTCCCCGGTTTGGGAAGATATCCTCACTTCCGAACTGCTGATCTTGCATGTGACGTTAATTATTCTTTCGTATGCCGGTTTTACCGTTGCTTTTGCTTGCTCGATGTTGTACTTGATCGAACACCAAATGCTAAAGAAAAAAAAGTGGGGGAAGCGATTATTACGGTTTGGAAGCCTGAATAAACTGGACCGTTTTTCATACGTGGCCACGATGTGCGCGTATCCGCTAATGTTGTTAGGCGTTATTCTTGGTTTTATATGGGCGTACAGCGGGGATGGAGGACATATAATCCCTATTTTTGACCCGAAGGTTCTCGGTTCTTTAGCGGTATTGGTTTTTTATGGCGCTTACTTATATCAAAAAACGGTAAAAGGGAAACAAGGATATAGTATGGCTTTTTATAACATGCTTGGATTTTTAATTTTGCTCGCGAACTATTTGTTGACGAGTGAATGGTCAAGCTTTCACATATGGAGTGTGTAG